Proteins co-encoded in one Flavobacterium sp. M31R6 genomic window:
- a CDS encoding M1 family aminopeptidase gives MKKRCLIVLLAVMISGYAQKKESQTQDIAILEQKMATKKMNLRVNPNTQNYDITYHELRFTVNPASYYISGIVTTTFTALSDLSTVTFDLTNQLTVSNVTQNGLALAFTQNTNNELVITLPSILISGTSATVVISYSGAPPNGEQAFTTSTHNASPVLYTLSEPYGARDWWPCKQDLNDKADSIDVYITAPSQYISVANGIETTTPIISGPYKTTHFHHGYPIPAYLVAIAVTNYSVYNQTGGTAPNQYPIINYIYPETLASVQTQLDQTPLILNLYESLFEIYPFHNEKYGHAQFGWGGGMEHTTVSFMVSFERDLIAHEMAHQWFGDKITCGSWKDIWLNEGFATYVAALVIENFDGQASFVTEKTKMINNITSKTNGAVYLTDAELNNVNRIFDSRLTYNKGAMVLNMLRFKMGDALFFQGIKNYLKDANLAYKYAKTPDLQSHLEVVSGSSLEEFFNDWVYNQGYPIYNITAQNLGGGQAKFTINQTQSDASVSYFEMPVPIRVFGTGGQQLDLILNNTINGETFTENVPFTISSITFDPKKNIISKGNTATLSKEKFELTTAQISLNQSNDTLTLNLLSGITVEKIVFYNVAGQRIKTTRSATNWDISSWSSGVYFMSVQTDAGSKKLKFVKN, from the coding sequence ATGAAAAAAAGGTGTTTGATAGTATTGTTGGCTGTAATGATTTCGGGTTATGCCCAAAAAAAAGAAAGCCAAACACAAGATATTGCTATCCTCGAGCAGAAGATGGCTACTAAGAAAATGAACTTGAGAGTCAATCCCAACACTCAAAACTATGATATTACCTATCATGAACTTCGCTTTACTGTAAATCCTGCCAGTTATTACATTTCCGGGATTGTAACTACGACTTTTACTGCATTATCGGATCTTTCGACAGTCACTTTTGACTTAACCAATCAATTGACGGTAAGCAACGTGACACAAAATGGATTGGCATTAGCATTTACACAAAACACCAACAACGAATTGGTTATCACCTTGCCAAGTATTCTCATTTCAGGCACTTCGGCTACCGTTGTAATCTCCTATTCTGGCGCTCCCCCAAATGGTGAACAAGCCTTTACCACCTCAACACATAATGCTTCACCAGTTTTATACACTTTGTCCGAGCCTTATGGTGCTCGCGATTGGTGGCCCTGCAAACAAGATTTGAATGACAAAGCAGACAGTATCGATGTTTATATTACAGCACCATCTCAGTATATTAGCGTTGCAAATGGTATAGAAACCACAACACCAATCATTAGTGGTCCCTACAAAACGACCCATTTTCATCATGGTTATCCTATTCCGGCTTATTTGGTTGCTATTGCAGTAACCAATTACAGCGTTTACAACCAAACAGGTGGTACCGCGCCCAACCAATATCCGATAATCAACTACATTTATCCCGAAACATTAGCTTCGGTACAAACACAACTGGATCAAACTCCATTGATTCTGAATTTGTATGAAAGCCTTTTCGAAATTTATCCTTTTCATAACGAAAAGTATGGTCATGCCCAATTTGGCTGGGGTGGCGGAATGGAACACACTACCGTTTCATTTATGGTAAGTTTCGAAAGAGACCTAATTGCTCACGAAATGGCACATCAATGGTTTGGTGACAAAATCACTTGCGGCAGTTGGAAAGACATTTGGCTCAATGAAGGATTTGCTACGTATGTCGCCGCTTTGGTTATCGAAAATTTTGATGGCCAGGCATCTTTTGTAACCGAAAAAACCAAAATGATTAACAATATTACTTCCAAAACTAATGGAGCTGTATATTTGACGGATGCCGAACTTAACAATGTCAACCGAATATTCGACTCCCGATTAACGTATAATAAAGGAGCCATGGTTCTGAATATGCTTCGTTTCAAAATGGGAGATGCGCTATTTTTTCAGGGAATCAAAAATTATCTGAAAGACGCTAATCTAGCCTACAAATATGCCAAAACTCCCGATTTACAATCGCATTTGGAAGTGGTTTCCGGCAGTAGTCTCGAAGAATTCTTTAACGACTGGGTGTACAATCAAGGTTACCCAATTTACAACATTACAGCTCAAAATTTAGGAGGCGGCCAAGCCAAATTTACTATCAATCAAACGCAATCAGATGCATCGGTTTCCTATTTTGAAATGCCGGTGCCTATTCGTGTTTTTGGAACTGGCGGCCAACAATTGGATCTAATTTTGAACAACACCATTAATGGAGAAACTTTTACGGAAAATGTTCCTTTTACCATTTCGAGCATCACTTTTGACCCGAAAAAAAACATCATTTCAAAAGGCAACACCGCAACTTTAAGTAAAGAAAAGTTTGAATTGACTACAGCACAAATATCGCTAAATCAATCAAACGACACCCTTACTCTTAACCTACTAAGCGGAATAACAGTTGAGAAAATTGTCTTTTACAATGTGGCTGGCCAAAGAATAAAAACAACTCGCTCGGCAACGAATTGGGATATTAGCTCCTGGTCTTCTGGCGTTTATTTTATGAGTGTACAAACGGACGCAGGATCTAAAAAATTGAAATTTGTGAAGAATTAG
- a CDS encoding outer membrane beta-barrel protein — translation MKKFILIIAFGFISSGVFAQAPLEEGGVQLNAGVGASGWGVPVYFGLDYGIAKDWTLGGQISFQTDNDPYHYNNSSYNYNSTAIGIGGNGNYHFNRILNMPSKFDFYAGAALTYYIWNYNDYNNNPHPDHDALGLGLQVGGRYFFTDKFGINLELGGGSATSGAKFGVTFKI, via the coding sequence ATGAAAAAATTTATTCTAATAATTGCCTTTGGTTTTATATCCTCTGGTGTATTTGCACAAGCTCCTCTTGAAGAAGGTGGGGTACAATTAAACGCAGGTGTAGGAGCTTCGGGCTGGGGAGTTCCTGTTTATTTTGGTCTTGATTACGGAATTGCAAAAGATTGGACTCTTGGCGGGCAAATATCTTTTCAAACAGATAATGATCCATATCATTATAATAACAGCAGCTATAATTATAATTCTACTGCAATAGGAATTGGTGGAAACGGGAATTATCACTTCAACAGAATATTGAATATGCCAAGCAAATTTGATTTCTATGCAGGTGCCGCTCTTACATATTACATTTGGAATTATAATGACTACAACAATAATCCTCATCCTGACCACGATGCTTTAGGCCTTGGCCTTCAAGTAGGTGGGCGCTATTTCTTTACCGATAAATTTGGTATTAATCTAGAATTAGGAGGCGGCTCAGCAACAAGCGGTGCCAAATTTGGAGTTACTTTTAAAATCTAA